The following nucleotide sequence is from Podospora bellae-mahoneyi strain CBS 112042 chromosome 1 map unlocalized CBS112042p_1, whole genome shotgun sequence.
CTTTCTCTGGCAGAGCCAGCCTACAAGGCAGCATTTTTCTCCCCTACTCTCTCCCAAGCCATGTAGCTCAACTTCTCAACACAGCTTCCAGTTTCCCGCTGGGTCGGTGCTCACAAAGCGTCAGACCGTGTACCAGCTGGTTTGCAACGATGCGGTCTTGAGCACCGCCCAATTCTCACCTACACTGGACAAATCACGGCCCATTTGAAAACCATACCGCGAACAGTTTAAACCCTCCCGCTATCAGCCGGAAGCCATCGCATCAGCCCAACTCCCATTGCTTCCGGCAGAGTCTCGTCGATAGATACCCCGAAACAGAAGGAATGTACACACTAGGTAAGGTAGCCAACACAGCTGGAATGAAGACGGGTTCATCAAAAACCCTGACATCACCGCCCCGATCTGCCGGAACATAAAAAGGGTCCCAAGACAGTTTCGGTCTCACTTAACCCTCCTTCGgacaacccacccaccaacccaagAAATCTCCCAAGTCCACCGCTCAAAAATGAAGAAGGTAAAtcaccccttcttccagccATCCCCTTCCACTAACAAAAACCATCCagttcaccctcctcaccctcctggCCCTGGCCCAACGACATGCCCTCGCCTCGcccctcgtctccctccctcaagaCCTTGTCGTCCGGTCCTTGCGGTGCGACTTTGGCACCGCCTCCATCCAGGCCGACACGGCAAAGTGCACAGCTGAGGGCGTCTTTTGCAAAGAAAGCATCGGCGTGGTGATCACCGCCGGCACTGCCGCGGCTTACACCTGCCTGCAGCAGTGCAGCTGCATGTAGCGAACCTGCAACTAGCTACCTAGCCTCTTGGAGGACATGTGTCAGGCGTTTGGGATAATGCATGTGCCCGATGATAGGCTCTTAATAATAATACAGTAATATATCATCCCGCCGTTATccccttgatgatgtttaCACCCCCCGCTGCCTGTTCTGCTCTCACGGCGAGATgaagacaaagaaaagatTTATTTGCAAAAACCAGCCTTATCATGTCTAGATAGCTTACCATATGAGACTCTTCCATATTCAGACAGAAACAAATGACATGTCTTCCAGTTCTTCCTAAACACTGCCCCCACTAGACAAGAAGAATCTTTCTTGGAATTACTGTCGATTAGCCCCTAAGGTCAAAAACACTTACACCtacccaaaccaaccacccctactcactctcctccccctcctcccccccagcatCCCTACTCTTCCTAAATCTCTCCCTCCCTGTCGCAAAAAACGCCTCCACTGTCCTCCCATCAAACTTCCTCCCGTGCATCTTGCTCAGAcacttctccgccgcctcccgaCTCCCAAACTTGACCATCAcaatcccctcctcctcctgatcATACAAAATAACATTGTTCACCTTCCCCAACATCTCACACTCCTCCCTGATATCATCCTTGATGTCCAACAGCGCAGCTggatcctcctccagctcctccagcgtAAACATGTGCCTCAAAATGACAACCTTGTCCcacttcccccctcccccacccaccttttcctcctcctcatccgaccAATCCGCCAACTTGGCCGATAACTTCTGCGTCTTTCTAATAATCTTTTGCTTATCCTGACtggccttcttgttgttgttattacccccctcctgtttcaccccccctccccccccattacccccctccccatcccccttttcctcatcATACTTCACCCTCTTATAACTCATATCCGCCGCCTGAACCCTCATTTTcgtccccccctctccaaatcGAAAATCCGTGTCATCCAGCAACATAATCGCCATCTCCACGCTCTGCGGCTTGAAAAAAACCACCAGCGCGTCCCCCTTAAACTTTCCCTCCCCGTCCGTGTACATCTTGATTCTCGGCCTCCCCGAGTCAATCTCCTCGGCAATAACCCCGCACTTTCGCGAAAACAACTCGGCCACTTCTTCGACTGTCGCGTCCGACGGAAGACCAGTGACGTACACGGCCGTGTTTTGCCTTGGTTGCGGGGGCGGGCgttgcttctttttgctttttgttgAGGTGCCATTCTGTGAGGAATCCTGTTGtggggggaaaagaaagaaaaggtaaAGGTATGGTTAGTGTTCTGTCCTTCGGGTTGCATAATGGTGGTGCTTTGATATCATCCAGAAAAGAGGAACGGGTATATCGAGGCGAAAAAGTTTCTTTATTGTTCTCAGATTGTCTGGTGTGATATGGtgtctttcttctcttcgcGTATAGAAACATCATCACGGAGGTAGGTAGTGAAGGAAGgataagaaaaaaaaaaaaaaaaagagagagaaaaaaaaaaaaggaaaacaaaCACAGCACGTAGCCGATGTTGCAAAAATGGTGGTGTGTTCGCTCTTCGCGGCAAGCTTACCTCTCTATCATCCCCAtaccccatcttcctcttcacaCCCTGCGCcgacccatcatcatcatccaccccggGCACCATGTAtcccctctgctgctgctcaataAGCGCCTCGTCGATGATAGGGATCCAGCGCCTCAGGCCCTCGTCAAACTCGTATTCGGTGCCGTCGTCCTGAACGGCAATGTACTTGTTGTCCAGCTTCGAAAACGAGATGCGCTCGTCCTGATCAAACAGCTCCTTGTCAGTTGGAAACGTCCAGTATTCGGCTTCGGCGGCCATGTTGacggatggggtggtggtcagaaatggttttggtgtttgtgtAAAAGGCGAAAAGAGAATCGAGGACGTGGAATGTTTTTTTGAACAGTCGAAACCAGCATTGAAATGACGTTGCGCCGCTTGCGACAAGAAACCTGGGGTACAGCGGCCTTGGCGCGACGGCCCCAcattgaggttggtggcCCAGAAGAAAGAGATCGGGGCTGGCACTGTTTATTTACGCATTCTACTACCCCTTGGTTCCGTGCAAAGGACAGTCTTGTTATCATTACACATCCCTATTCTATTCATGTCCGTGTTTCTCGACGAGAGGACTATAAACGTTCCCTTTATTAAAGAGCCTCCAATCCAGAAATCAAGACGTAGCTTCACTTCTTCTGCaccgtcttcttcaccccctcaacgaaagcctcaacagcatcaccaccacccagcgGCACAGACCCGCCCCTCACCAGACCACCGTTCTCAACCGCAATACCCAAAGAACCCGCGACAGTAGGCAGGCCGCCATCCCGGAGGGCTGATGTTAGGCTTGCTAGACTTTGCGTAAACTGAGGACTGCGCAGCACCTTTTTGAGGAGAGCGCGCTTCTGCCCGGAGCTCATGGCCTGCTTGGCAGCCTCTACTGCCTCTGCACTGGGCTCCTTGTCAATGTCATCCCCGTTCTCACCCTGCTGCGAGAGAACCAGTACCATGGGTGGGAGGTAGCTCAGCAAGTTGTCGACGTATTCATCTGACGCCGAGTCGAGCATGGGGATTGTAGTCGATGGTTCGAGAAGATCATTGAGCAGGGGATAAAGCTTGCCCTGAGCTGACTgaccaccgcccccgccgaGCTTCTGGTTGGCCTGGATCGAGGCCAGGAAGTTCCGCACCGCATCGGCAGCGTCGTTGTTTGCATTGTTGCTTGCCCTGTGAAAAGACAACACATCAGCACTTGCTCCAACGTTGGTGCTCAGATATAACCGGGAAAGTAAACGCCAGAATTCGCATTCTTTGAGGGCCCTTTGCTGGCCAAGTCTAGGAAAGTACATGCTATCTGCAAGCTTGTCTATCCTCTTGCGCCAGAAAATCATGATTAAGCCATGCGGATAGAGTATCAACACCTACGCTCTCGCACCATCAGCACCTCCGTCTCTCGagtcctcgccctcttgCCGGAAATCTCCCCCAGTTGCTCCAGGACCGGCACCtccgctgccgccgcggtggtgggcatggGCGTCGCCGTGCCCCTCAACGTCCTCCATcgtctcgtcctcgtcatcacgTCGGCTGTCGTCGGTGTTGTTGCGGACCGAGGCCAGCTCACGGGtcacatccacctcctctccctgcAAGAGCTGGTCGACGATCTCTCCGATCTTGAGATCCCTGGGGCTGAACCAGGTGGGATCGCCGCTCTGCCCCTGTGGCTTTGACTGGAGCCAGAAGATGTGTCTCTGAGAGGATGAAGTGAACTTGAGGACGAAGATGCGACCGTTGGTCTTGGCTGAGGGCTCGGTGGGGTTGCGGGTGTTGTAAGGGGTGAAGTGACCATCGGTTGGGACCATGACGAGATCAATCTCGGGCTCGTCGAGGGGGACATTTCTGGGTCGCCAGCAAAAGTGGATGAGGTCTAGGTATGGCTTGTGTTAGCTGGTGTTTGTCGGTGGAGAGCTGGGTAATTGGCATAGCATACCATCTTCCGAGTACAGATAGATATAGCCAGGTCTGGAGTCGGGCTCAACCTTGTAGGGCTTTGAGTTGTGCTGTTGCGTCGTCAGTAAAGTGGGGGATAGCTCGAGACAAGAAGGACCAGACGAACGTCGACCTGGCAGAGGCCCGCCttgaaggtgatgatgggtgttATCGACATTGCAGGAGGTGCAGCCTGTGGACGAGTGCGAGAATATGTTGGAGTGACGGTGGCGTGATCGACAAGATGAACGAGTCGGTGCTGAGGCTTGTCGGCGATCTGTTTCTTGTACAGCTGTTGATTGTGATCTGGAGTTTGTTCAAGTTGCGTTGTAGCTCTGGCTCTGGCGCACTGCTCAGGCTGCCTGCCGTGACGCAGCTCAGCCAGGTCCACAGTGTGCACAGACAGTGTGCATGACGGTGTTTTAGTGCCGTTAGGTACGGCAACTCTCCACGCCAGCAAAGCCCCTGACTGTTACTGCAAACAGTCCCTGGGTTTTTATGTTTTTTATAACGGCCAGACCCTGAGATGGAGGCTGACCTTCGGGGCTGAAGCATGGCCACGCTTTGTCTGACTCGCTATTATAAGACACTTGGTTTTATCTTCACTGAATATCCATACCGCACAGTTCACTGATCGATCAAGGGCCCCTCTTCTAAGCACTGGTGGTCATACACGTACCTACCTGGCAGTAGTGCCAAGTCCGCCCCTTGCCATTAATTAAGAGAAACCCAGGCACTTGTCCTTCTCGAAGTTGGCCTTTGCCAGATCCCCATCCGTCCACCTCCCGTCGGCTTGGATTATTTTTTTCCAATTGACGAGGAATCGCCAGTTCTTTGGCGAACAAGCGAACAAGCTAACAAgtggccaccaccaagacacgACCTGGAATTCCGATCCTGCGGCTGTGGTTTCAACATCGTCCATCGAGATTCATTTCGCCAAGCCAACACCTTTGGGTGCGCGCCGCCCGTTGGGAATTTCTTCGATGCAAGTTCGAGTCGACAGACGGTGACGAACAACGACCAACTCTATGCGCCGAGTTTCCCCATATCACATCTAAGCCCATGGCGCGTCCACTGGGGCCGGTTCGCCTCAAGAAGGCGAGCCCAGTCACTCTCGCTATCGGCGCCGTTTTCACCATTCTTGTCTTATACTTTTTAATAGGCTCCTCGGCCCCTGATTTCTCTGCTTCCAGAAAAGCCAGCGCAGCATCTCACCCGctatcaccacccacctctccattCCGCAAGTCGACCGGAGGAGGGAAACCAAAGGCGCCGCCCGTCGCCCACTACAACCTCAACAatgtcaccatcaccagcgaCCCTCTGGGCAACCGGGagaacatcctcctcctcacccccatgGCCCGCTTCTACCAGCAGTACTGGGACAACCTCTTGAAGCTGTCCTACCCCCACGAGCTAATCACCCTGggcttcatcctccccaagacAAAGGAGGGCAACGCCGCCACAACCGAACTCCAGAAGCAAATCGCCAAAACACAAAAGTCGGGCCCGGAAAAAGACCGGTTCaaaagcatcatcatcctccgaCAAGACTTTGACCCCCCTCTCCAATCCCAAGACGAAGCCGAACGGCACAAGATCCAAAACCAAAAGATCCGCCGCGCCGCCATGGCCAAAGCCCGCAACTCGCTGcttttcaccaccctcggcccGGCCACCTCGTGGGTCCTCTGGCTCGACGCCGACGTCATCGAGACGCCCTCCGATCTGATCCAGGACCTCGCCGCCCACAACAAGCCCGTCATCGCGCCCAACTGCTTCCAGCGGTTCTACAAcacggagaagaaggcgatggACGAGAGGCCGTACGACTTCAACAACTGGCAGGACAGCCCGACGGCGGtggagctggccaagaagatgGGGCCGGACGACATTTTGCTGGAGGGTTACGCCGACATGGCCACGTACCGGGCGCTGATGGCGTACATGCACAAGACAGACGGGCTGAGGCAGGAGACGGTGCCGCTGGACGGGGTGGGGGGCGCGGCGTTATTGGTCAAGGCGGACGTGCACCGGGACGGGGCCATGTTTCCGCCCTTTTCGTTTTACCACCTGATCGAGACGGAGGGGTTTGCGAAGATGGCGAAGAGGTTGGGGTGGCAGCCTTTTGGGTTGCCTAATTATAAggtattttcttttttttttttttttttttttgccttatttcttttgggagggagaaTGTTGTTGCTAACGGGAAGACAGGTCTACCATTACAATGAGTGAAACGTTGCAAGATACAGCAAACAAGAAAGGTAGTAGCACTGCAGCTGCGGATGGGACTGGGTTTAAAAGTCCCGAGAAAAGTACtttggggaaagggggatgAGGTGTGTAGCTGTGAGGGGCTATAATGGGTAGTTGtgcatgtgtgtgtgtgtgtgtgtgtgtgtgtgtgtgtgtatagaggaagagagagacgAGATATTTGAAGCAGAAACCATTCATAcgattttttttctttttttggtttaGTCATTTATCAAATGTAAATGCGGGAGGTtagggatgggggagggggaggccgGTCTACAAAAACATAGAGAGGACATTGAAGCCGGGACGGGAACCTGGGTTTGGTGTTCAAGCTTTCAATTGCGAAACGAATACATGGAGACTTGGGGCGAGCAAGGGGGGACGGGTTGTCTTTTTTGAGTCGTTAGAAAGTTGTACAGATACCACATGATATGATTCAAGTTTATGATTGGGGTATTATGGGGCTACGAGAGAAAACGGGATGAGAGATGATGTGAAGGCCCCCCTTGTATTATTTTCCAGAGTTTGAGAGTTCCAGAGTTGACGATCAACATCTCTTTCAAAGCCAACTCATATCCTACTCCTGAAACGTGCGCTATTACGATTCAATATCGTTAATCCAGACCTCCTCCTGTCCTATCCCATTCCCAGGTTAGTTAACTCCCCTCATACCTCCCCCCAGGCTGATCCCCAATCCAAagctccaccaaccccctcgcgCCAatctcatccccctccctgaGCAGCGCAGCAACGTCGACGTTGAGAGGTGAGTCAATCCCCGGATGATCAAGCAGCATCCTCACTGCCTTTACACACTCCAACACACTATACGCCGGGCTCCAGGCATCTTTTAGTAAATCAAGACATATCTCCCCGGTCTCTAATTTCACGTTTGCATGGACAATCGAGGTTTCAAACTTGATTTCCggcggggagagggggtaCGTAGGGGGGATGGTAATTTTTAGTAACCACCTGCCATCTATCATCGCGAAATTTCAGCATTTGATCAGGATATGGCTGtaaaggaaggggggggggaagggataAAGAGGGAAGAAAGACAAACCAGCATATCCAccccctaaccctctcccGTTCAGTACCGCCTCCCAATGCAACAAGTCGGTTTGGTCGGGCGGGCCGAGGCGTTCGATCCCGAGTTCTATCTCTTCGTTTGGGGCGTCTGACAGTTGGGATTGGATGGAGGCGTATTCTTTTGCCAGGCGGCGCATTGCCGCCCGAGCTCCTGCAGCtgaagaggacgatggtTTTGATCGGGAGGACATTTTCTTCTGACTCtatgtgggaggaggggataTCGTCACGTAGGTCGGCtggagggtggaagggggtggaagtCTATCGAGGTGCCGTATGCGACGAGGTATGCGGTATGCGGTATGCGGTATGCGACGAGCTAATGCGATGCGATGCGCTGGTGACAGAACCCTAACAGTCGGTGTTCGAATACCCTAATCCCGAAAACAAAAGCTCGCGAATGGATTATGAGGGAATCTTGGCTCTacttgtcgtcgttgtcgtcttcAAGAAATAAATGTTGATGATTGCTAATCTCCAACCAAACCTGTCACGGTTCAGCTCACACGCGGGTAGCAGCTCAGCTGAACACGGCACGGCACGGGCACCCACCtacacccacaccacctccgTGCATCGGACCCGCTGAAACTGCCGAACCAAACGGCCCCAAATTACCGAGGCACCGTACCAAACCTCGCCCTGGAACCCGGAGCACAGTGCATGGTTTTCAgcatcccaaccccccgaGTGCCAGCGGGCTGATCATACATACACATCACAAGGAGTCCCTTCCACACCTCTACAAAACTCAAAACCATTGCGTCGACCTCGTCATGCATTAGATGCGTGAACCGCCCTAACTACCTCGCTATGGTCGAACACATTGTACGCATTTGATATGTCCAGAGAATCAAAAaccatcgtcctcccccaaatTTGTGAATCATATGTCCATCACCCATCAtgtcctcccctcctacctagcctcctccagcaaaaaaaaaaaaaaaatcataAAGAAACACAAGCAACCTTTGGCAATTGAGATCATGTTCATCTACAACTTCCATGCAACCTGGTTCTCATGCGACCaaacacaaaaaaagaacagaaaaTAAGATAAACAACGCCATGCTCCCCGAATTAgaaacctcaccctcaaagTCATAATCCTACATAAATTCCCAGTACTCAAAAGCCACGCGAAGTAACGAACGAGTACCAATTGTTGTCTTGTGATTCATTCCCGAGATAAAAGTCTTGATCATGGCGACCTCATAATCAAGCCATCTATCAGAGTTGTGTGTGATGCGTATGCCGAGACGCCGATGCAGCTTACGCCGCCTCGTTATCCTTGGGCTTCCAGAACTTCACCATCCTGCTCAATCTCTTGGCTTTGCTGACTTTGGACTTCTGCTCTGGTTCGCTGTCCAGAGGAACCTCCATTGACAGCTTGCTCCGCTCGCCATGAGAGCTGCTAATCAAACGGCTCAAGCTGGCCAGACTGGAACGCCTTCGCCCAAAGGCAGTCGAAGTGAACGAAGCCGGCCGTGGCAAGTCGTGCAACGGCGGGTTTCTTGCCtgggggtgctgggggaACAAGCTTTCGCGCGTCATGGTCgagttgctgctggtgagcGAAGGAATATCATCTACCGAGATGCGCACTTCCGGACCAGGCTCGCCCAAGAGTAACGACTGGAAATTATCCTCCGTGATGGATGACGGCGCTGTCGAGATCCGATGGGCGTCGTACGACATGGGTGTGCGTGGAGATGGGAATGCCGATGACTGCGTcatggaaaaggggctgaTGGGAGGCATCGAGGATGGCGGAAGGCTCAGTGGCCCAACATCGACAGGCGCCAAATCCTTGGGACGGGAAACGTGACgtggggatggtgtggtggatCCGGAGTAACCGCCGTGAATCGAAGAAGAGTTCCTCGGGGTGCCCGGTGCAACGGCAGGGACGGCGTCCGGAGTGTCACTATTCGCCGAGCCCATCGTATAGTCAGACACCACACTAAGGGACGCCTTCCCTTGCTCGCCGTCCTGAGAGGTCCTAGCAGCGGGAGACTCCTGAGGGACGATTGGAGAAGGTCTCGCTTCAGGGGCAAGGCTTGTGCTCTCCGACTTTTCCACAACAGGGGTTTCAACCAGCGGTGTAGATTGTCCAGCGGAGCTCTTGCCGGAATCGctgtcctcctcttcttcttcatcctcctcaaacacatCTGCCATGGTGGAGCTGCTTCCAAAGCGTCTGAACCCAAGCCTACCGCCTTCAAAAGGCACCATTTCTGGTGCGCTTTCCGCACGGCGATGGTGGTAGTGCATGCCCGGGCCAGTGAAGCGGCTCATTCCGGCTGCGCTGTGAAGCTGCTTCTTCACGTTGCCACCGGCTCGTTGCGCCGCCTCCCACTCAGGGTTTCGAGGCAGGGGCGTATTGAAAGGACCAAGAGCCGCATCAAGGTCAATCATCTGGTACGACATATCCTCATCAGGGACAGAGACAGGCTTGGGGAATGTCCAAGACTGGAAATCTCCTGTATCCGGGGATTCGGTGACGGTGAAGGTCGGAACGTTGATTTGCGCATCGGTCGAGTCTTGCTGGAGAGCATCGACTTCCTCCAGGAAccgaggtggaggcggggtTGGCGTTCTCCTCTTTTGCTTTCCGTAGCGATGTTTGGA
It contains:
- a CDS encoding uncharacterized protein (COG:A; EggNog:ENOG503NX26) yields the protein MAAEAEYWTFPTDKELFDQDERISFSKLDNKYIAVQDDGTEYEFDEGLRRWIPIIDEALIEQQQRGYMVPGVDDDDGSAQGVKRKMGYGDDREDSSQNGTSTKSKKKQRPPPQPRQNTAVYVTGLPSDATVEEVAELFSRKCGVIAEEIDSGRPRIKMYTDGEGKFKGDALVVFFKPQSVEMAIMLLDDTDFRFGEGGTKMRVQAADMSYKRVKYDEEKGDGEGGNGGGGGVKQEGGNNNNKKASQDKQKIIRKTQKLSAKLADWSDEEEEKVGGGGGKWDKVVILRHMFTLEELEEDPAALLDIKDDIREECEMLGKVNNVILYDQEEEGIVMVKFGSREAAEKCLSKMHGRKFDGRTVEAFFATGRERFRKSRDAGGEEGEESE
- a CDS encoding uncharacterized protein (EggNog:ENOG503NZRW; COG:S); its protein translation is MSITPIITFKAGLCQVDHNSKPYKVEPDSRPGYIYLYSEDDLIHFCWRPRNVPLDEPEIDLVMVPTDGHFTPYNTRNPTEPSAKTNGRIFVLKFTSSSQRHIFWLQSKPQGQSGDPTWFSPRDLKIGEIVDQLLQGEEVDVTRELASVRNNTDDSRRDDEDETMEDVEGHGDAHAHHRGGSGGAGPGATGGDFRQEGEDSRDGGADGARAASNNANNDAADAVRNFLASIQANQKLGGGGGQSAQGKLYPLLNDLLEPSTTIPMLDSASDEYVDNLLSYLPPMVLVLSQQGENGDDIDKEPSAEAVEAAKQAMSSGQKRALLKKVLRSPQFTQSLASLTSALRDGGLPTVAGSLGIAVENGGLVRGGSVPLGGGDAVEAFVEGVKKTVQKK
- the MNN9 gene encoding Golgi mannosyltransferase complex subunit (CAZy:GT62; COG:I; EggNog:ENOG503NUK3); translation: MARPLGPVRLKKASPVTLAIGAVFTILVLYFLIGSSAPDFSASRKASAASHPLSPPTSPFRKSTGGGKPKAPPVAHYNLNNVTITSDPLGNRENILLLTPMARFYQQYWDNLLKLSYPHELITLGFILPKTKEGNAATTELQKQIAKTQKSGPEKDRFKSIIILRQDFDPPLQSQDEAERHKIQNQKIRRAAMAKARNSLLFTTLGPATSWVLWLDADVIETPSDLIQDLAAHNKPVIAPNCFQRFYNTEKKAMDERPYDFNNWQDSPTAVELAKKMGPDDILLEGYADMATYRALMAYMHKTDGLRQETVPLDGVGGAALLVKADVHRDGAMFPPFSFYHLIETEGFAKMAKRLGWQPFGLPNYKVYHYNE
- the PEX4 gene encoding E2 ubiquitin-protein ligase peroxin 4 (COG:O; EggNog:ENOG503P4AD) encodes the protein MSSRSKPSSSSAAGARAAMRRLAKEYASIQSQLSDAPNEEIELGIERLGPPDQTDLLHWEAVLNGRGLGGGYADGRWLLKITIPPTYPLSPPEIKFETSIVHANVKLETGEICLDLLKDAWSPAYSVLECVKAVRMLLDHPGIDSPLNVDVAALLREGDEIGARGLVELWIGDQPGGRYEGS